A portion of the Corynebacterium occultum genome contains these proteins:
- a CDS encoding ABC transporter permease: protein MNWLSQNLDNIGELTLTHLLLTVPAVLLSLLIALPIGWLAHRWQLGGGLILVLVGVIYAIPSLPMFIIVPSVLGIGLRSNATMIIVLTAYGVALLSRTVADAFASVPGETRRAATGIGYSDTRRFFTVDLPLAAPVILAGLRVVVVSTVSLVTVGAVVGIQSLGTLFTDGFQRGIFASVLTGLVLTVALALLLDALCLLAGRILLPWQRADTYRREVLR from the coding sequence ATGAACTGGCTCTCCCAGAACCTCGACAATATCGGGGAGCTGACCCTGACCCACCTGCTGCTCACCGTGCCGGCGGTCCTGCTGAGCCTGCTGATCGCACTGCCCATCGGTTGGCTGGCGCACCGCTGGCAGCTGGGTGGGGGACTGATCCTGGTCCTGGTCGGGGTCATCTACGCCATCCCCTCCCTGCCCATGTTCATCATCGTCCCCTCAGTCCTGGGCATCGGTCTGCGCTCCAACGCGACCATGATCATCGTGCTCACCGCCTATGGGGTGGCCCTGCTCTCCCGCACTGTGGCAGATGCCTTCGCCTCCGTCCCCGGGGAAACCAGACGGGCAGCCACCGGCATCGGCTACAGCGACACCCGACGCTTCTTCACCGTGGACCTGCCCCTGGCCGCCCCGGTCATCCTCGCCGGGTTAAGGGTGGTGGTGGTCAGCACCGTCAGCCTGGTCACCGTCGGCGCGGTGGTCGGCATCCAGAGCCTGGGCACCTTATTCACCGATGGTTTCCAGCGCGGCATCTTCGCCTCCGTGCTCACCGGCCTGGTGCTCACCGTGGCCCTGGCCCTGCTGCTCGACGCCCTCTGCCTCCTGGCCGGCCGGATCCTCCTGCCCTGGCAACGCGCTGACACCTACCGCAGGGAGGTGCTTCGGTGA
- a CDS encoding ABC transporter ATP-binding protein, whose protein sequence is MIEFEKVSKVYPDGTTAVDEVSFTVPAHTTVVLLGSSGSGKSTLLGMVNRMVTPSSGRVLINDEDIAGRDPVQLRRSIGYVLQAGGLLPHRSVVDNIATVPVLQGQSRRDARIRATELLETVGLDLSLARRYPAQLSGGQQQRVGVARALAADPDILLMDEPFGAVDPIVRLELQREVRRLQQELGKTVLFVTHDIDEAFSLADEIVVLRPGGQIAQRDTPEHLLAHPVDDFVAEFIGLKSGAKRLHVVEDAGSRLVMDASGRLLGVIEG, encoded by the coding sequence ATGATCGAGTTTGAAAAGGTTTCAAAGGTCTATCCCGATGGCACCACCGCGGTAGACGAGGTCTCCTTCACCGTCCCCGCCCACACCACCGTGGTGCTGCTGGGTTCCAGCGGTTCCGGAAAATCCACCCTGCTGGGCATGGTCAACCGCATGGTCACCCCGAGCTCAGGCCGGGTACTGATCAACGATGAGGACATCGCCGGCCGGGATCCGGTGCAGCTACGTCGATCCATCGGCTATGTGCTGCAGGCCGGTGGACTGTTGCCGCACCGCAGCGTGGTGGACAATATCGCCACCGTCCCCGTCCTGCAGGGACAGTCCCGCCGCGACGCCCGGATCCGGGCCACCGAGTTATTGGAAACCGTGGGCCTGGACCTCTCCCTGGCCCGGCGTTACCCAGCGCAGCTCTCCGGCGGCCAACAGCAACGCGTCGGAGTGGCCCGGGCACTCGCCGCCGACCCGGACATCCTGCTCATGGATGAACCCTTCGGGGCGGTGGACCCCATCGTGCGACTGGAACTGCAGCGGGAGGTCCGGCGCCTGCAGCAGGAACTGGGTAAGACGGTGCTCTTTGTCACCCATGACATTGATGAGGCCTTCAGCCTGGCCGATGAGATCGTGGTGCTCCGCCCCGGCGGCCAGATCGCCCAACGTGACACCCCGGAACACCTGCTCGCCCACCCCGTCGATGATTTCGTGGCGGAGTTCATCGGCCTCAAATCCGGGGCCAAGCGCCTGCATGTGGTGGAGGACGCAGGATCCCGGCTGGTCATGGACGCTTCCGGCCGTCTCCTCGGGGTGATTGAGGGATGA
- a CDS encoding NAD-dependent succinate-semialdehyde dehydrogenase produces the protein MNDKISTLLAKLNTDLLIDGEWVPGSTGETLEVLNPATNEVITSVASATEEDAHRAFAAACRAQESWARTPARERSEILRRAFDLVMERAEDFAILMTLEMGKPLAEAYGEVTYGGEFLRWFSEEAVRHYGISGTTPEGSLHMQTVRHPVGPCFLVTPWNFPLAMATRKIAPALAAGCVMVLKPAKQTPLTSLYLAQTLIDAGLPQGVLNVVCGRSAAAISAPIMADPRLRKISFTGSTEVGKSLLKSAADNVLRTSMELGGNAPFLVFEDADIDEAVQGAMAAKLRNIGEACTAANRFLVQESIAAEFTEKFAAAMEDLVLGNGLEEGVTCGPLIDAHAVANMVALVEDAVVHGATAVTGGTRGEGTGNFFAPTVLKNVPPQARVFREEIFGPLAPITTFRTEQEAIALANDTEFGLASYLFTPDHSRIQRVSSQLEFGMVGINTGVISNAAAPFGGVKQSGMGREGGVDGLDDYTRLQYLGIKDPYS, from the coding sequence ATGAATGACAAGATCTCGACACTGTTGGCCAAACTCAACACCGACCTGCTCATCGACGGGGAATGGGTTCCAGGTTCCACCGGCGAGACCCTGGAGGTGCTCAATCCGGCCACGAATGAGGTGATCACCAGCGTTGCCTCCGCCACCGAGGAAGACGCCCACCGGGCCTTTGCGGCAGCCTGTCGGGCGCAGGAGAGCTGGGCAAGAACCCCGGCCCGGGAACGCTCAGAGATTCTTCGTCGCGCCTTTGACCTGGTGATGGAACGGGCAGAGGACTTCGCGATCCTGATGACCCTGGAAATGGGCAAACCACTGGCTGAGGCCTACGGGGAAGTCACCTATGGCGGAGAATTCCTCCGCTGGTTCTCGGAGGAAGCTGTCCGCCACTACGGGATTTCCGGAACAACCCCCGAAGGCTCCCTGCACATGCAGACGGTGCGCCACCCGGTGGGCCCCTGCTTCCTGGTAACTCCCTGGAACTTCCCGCTGGCCATGGCCACCCGCAAGATCGCACCAGCCTTGGCTGCTGGCTGCGTCATGGTGCTCAAACCCGCCAAGCAGACCCCGCTGACCTCGCTTTACCTGGCACAGACATTGATTGATGCGGGCCTGCCGCAGGGTGTGCTTAATGTGGTCTGCGGCAGGAGTGCCGCGGCGATCTCCGCCCCGATCATGGCGGATCCCCGGCTGCGGAAGATCTCCTTCACCGGTTCCACCGAAGTGGGGAAATCCCTGCTGAAGTCGGCTGCAGATAATGTGCTGCGCACCTCCATGGAACTGGGTGGCAACGCTCCCTTCCTGGTCTTTGAGGATGCAGACATCGATGAAGCGGTTCAGGGTGCGATGGCCGCCAAACTACGTAATATCGGGGAGGCCTGCACCGCCGCCAACCGCTTTCTGGTGCAGGAATCGATCGCGGCGGAATTCACTGAAAAATTTGCGGCGGCGATGGAGGATCTGGTTCTGGGTAATGGGCTTGAAGAGGGGGTCACCTGTGGTCCGCTGATCGACGCACATGCAGTGGCCAATATGGTGGCACTCGTCGAGGATGCGGTGGTCCACGGTGCCACCGCGGTTACCGGCGGGACCCGCGGCGAAGGTACGGGCAACTTCTTTGCCCCGACGGTGCTGAAGAATGTACCGCCCCAGGCCAGAGTATTCCGGGAGGAGATCTTCGGGCCGCTAGCCCCGATCACAACCTTCCGCACGGAGCAGGAGGCGATTGCCTTGGCCAATGACACCGAATTCGGTCTGGCCTCCTACCTGTTCACCCCGGACCACTCCCGAATCCAGCGGGTCTCCAGCCAGCTGGAGTTCGGCATGGTCGGGATCAACACCGGGGTGATCTCCAATGCCGCCGCACCCTTCGGCGGGGTCAAACAGTCTGGAATGGGGCGGGAAGGTGGGGTTGACGGCCTCGATGACTACACCCGGTTGCAGTACCTGGGGATCAAGGATCCCTACTCCTGA
- a CDS encoding ABC transporter ATP-binding protein, with protein MSENLLVVEGLSKSYGPNQVLGNLNFNVRSGEFMCIVGPSGAGKTTLLQCLSGLISPSGGSVSLRDKVVTEPPAEMAIVFQDYSRSLMPWMSILDNVMLPLRTSVKDKTKRQERAMEALAEVGLKDHTTKYPWQLSGGMQQRVAIARALAYSPAIVLMDEPFASVDAQTRADLEDLILGVKNRLGITIALVTHDIDEAVYLADRVLVLGRKPTQVVDMIETNLGLERDQVSTKSTREFAELRARVYQEIRHGEIPSSSGGVETPRQVAST; from the coding sequence ATGTCCGAAAATCTCCTGGTCGTAGAAGGGCTCTCGAAGAGCTACGGCCCGAACCAGGTCCTCGGTAATCTCAACTTCAATGTCCGTTCCGGTGAATTCATGTGCATCGTCGGACCCTCCGGTGCCGGCAAGACCACCCTGCTGCAGTGCCTCTCCGGGCTGATCTCCCCCAGTGGTGGCTCGGTTTCCCTCCGTGACAAGGTGGTCACCGAACCGCCAGCCGAGATGGCCATCGTCTTCCAGGATTACTCCCGCTCCCTCATGCCGTGGATGTCTATCCTCGACAATGTGATGCTGCCGTTGCGGACCTCCGTCAAGGACAAGACCAAGCGTCAGGAACGTGCCATGGAGGCACTGGCTGAGGTGGGTCTGAAAGACCATACGACTAAGTATCCCTGGCAGCTTTCCGGTGGTATGCAGCAGCGGGTGGCCATTGCCCGGGCATTGGCCTACTCCCCGGCGATCGTGCTCATGGATGAGCCTTTCGCCTCGGTCGATGCCCAGACCCGGGCTGATCTGGAGGACCTGATCCTCGGAGTGAAGAACCGCCTCGGCATCACCATCGCCTTAGTCACCCACGACATCGATGAGGCCGTCTATCTTGCCGACCGGGTGCTGGTCCTGGGGCGTAAGCCCACCCAGGTGGTGGACATGATCGAGACGAATCTGGGTCTCGAAAGAGACCAGGTGAGCACCAAGTCCACCCGTGAGTTCGCGGAACTGCGTGCCCGGGTTTACCAGGAGATCCGCCACGGTGAGATCCCCAGCTCCAGCGGCGGAGTGGAAACACCGAGGCAGGTCGCTTCGACCTAG
- a CDS encoding ABC transporter permease, with protein MTRLKNLTWELWLPVVLILLWLGASANSTNFYFPPLSEILSQTVNLWFMDGIIENLLPSLGRILAGFLLAMLVGVIGGIILGLLPKFESALRPLLELLRSTPGVALLPIAVIFLGIGDGMKIFMIALAAMWPVLLNTIDGIRSVEPVLLAAARSYRIPLADRIRFIYMPNAAPQIFSGARLSIAIAAVVLVVTEMIGSPGGIGYFILDSQRTFGILNMWTGILMLGLLGYGLNLAFRLVEMRVLSWHNEKNA; from the coding sequence ATGACACGTCTAAAGAACCTCACCTGGGAGCTGTGGCTCCCGGTAGTCCTGATCCTCCTGTGGCTGGGGGCATCCGCCAACAGCACCAACTTCTACTTCCCGCCGCTGAGCGAGATCCTCTCCCAGACCGTGAACCTCTGGTTCATGGACGGCATCATCGAGAACCTGCTTCCCAGCCTGGGACGTATCCTCGCCGGATTCCTCCTGGCGATGCTCGTGGGTGTGATCGGCGGCATCATTCTCGGACTCCTCCCGAAGTTTGAATCTGCCCTCCGCCCCCTGCTTGAGCTGCTGCGCTCCACCCCGGGTGTGGCCCTGCTGCCCATCGCGGTGATCTTCCTCGGTATCGGCGACGGCATGAAGATCTTCATGATCGCCCTGGCCGCGATGTGGCCGGTCCTGCTCAACACCATCGACGGTATCCGTTCCGTGGAACCGGTTCTGCTGGCTGCCGCCAGAAGCTACCGGATTCCGCTCGCTGACCGGATCCGCTTCATCTACATGCCCAATGCCGCTCCCCAGATCTTCTCCGGGGCACGTCTGTCCATCGCCATCGCAGCCGTGGTCCTGGTGGTCACCGAGATGATCGGTTCCCCGGGCGGTATCGGTTACTTCATCCTCGACTCGCAGCGCACCTTCGGCATCCTCAACATGTGGACCGGCATCTTGATGCTCGGTCTCCTGGGCTACGGACTCAACCTCGCCTTCCGTCTCGTCGAGATGCGGGTGCTGTCCTGGCACAACGAAAAGAACGCCTGA
- a CDS encoding ABC transporter permease encodes MSVLAPASKPTTESRKYPGTKPKAKRDKTSSQKVMGPRILAILILVVGWQLLTMTPLVDTDSLPSPSMIFSALLGLWGSAIYWSSLGNTLLVWALGLGLSALIGIPTGLLIGASLRATQSTRWVVDFFRTIPTIALLPLVLLLFGATMKMSITMIVLSAVWPLLIQSMYAAKQVEPLHKWVMAVFRISLIDRLKFLWAPSVALFVSTGMRLAATMALLMTIAAEYLGGAPGLGLQLSLNELAFRRPEVFAYALTAGMIGVLINLFLVQLQRRFLWWHPIIRGERS; translated from the coding sequence ATGAGTGTCCTGGCCCCGGCTTCAAAGCCGACGACCGAATCCCGGAAATATCCGGGTACCAAACCAAAAGCAAAGCGGGATAAGACCTCCAGTCAGAAAGTCATGGGTCCCCGGATCCTCGCCATCCTGATCCTCGTGGTGGGTTGGCAGCTGCTCACCATGACACCACTGGTGGACACGGACAGTCTGCCCAGCCCGAGCATGATCTTCAGTGCACTCCTCGGCCTGTGGGGATCTGCGATCTACTGGTCCTCCCTGGGAAACACCCTGCTGGTGTGGGCACTTGGCCTCGGACTCAGCGCCCTGATCGGCATTCCCACCGGACTGCTGATCGGTGCCTCGTTGCGGGCCACCCAGAGCACCCGCTGGGTGGTGGACTTCTTCCGCACCATCCCAACGATCGCGCTGCTCCCTCTGGTGTTGTTGCTCTTCGGTGCGACCATGAAAATGTCCATCACGATGATCGTGCTCTCCGCGGTCTGGCCGCTGCTCATCCAGTCGATGTATGCGGCCAAGCAGGTGGAACCCCTCCATAAGTGGGTCATGGCGGTCTTCCGGATCAGCCTGATCGACCGGCTGAAGTTCCTCTGGGCGCCCAGTGTCGCGCTCTTCGTCTCCACCGGCATGCGGCTAGCGGCCACCATGGCGTTGCTGATGACCATCGCCGCGGAGTATCTGGGAGGTGCTCCCGGACTGGGGCTGCAGCTATCTCTGAATGAACTCGCTTTCCGACGTCCGGAAGTGTTTGCTTACGCACTCACCGCCGGCATGATCGGTGTCCTGATCAACCTCTTCCTTGTCCAGTTGCAGCGACGCTTCCTGTGGTGGCACCCGATCATCCGAGGAGAGCGTTCCTGA
- a CDS encoding ABC transporter substrate-binding protein, with translation MKNLSRNRSLLAQVGALASVGVLALGLVSCSSAEGNEGGGNAENKSELKIGSSPSLASLSLQGAIANGHFGEDGLTVEVVPNKSANDAVPQLLNGGIDIAQMDMITFLKARNEGLPIQIVAGAGEQSTDGVEGEISGAGVVANPDSDIEGALDLVGRTVGVPAIKTQTWMNIRAIVDEAGGDSSQIDFVEVPSAQTIDLVNRGQVDASTPSEPLQSSSIAQNKVKLVHSTDVPGLKGAPSSVFVASEDFVTKNPETVENFADSVYTAAAEIRDNPDLAKEIGEKQLNLKPEQLETMFVPALATDHPTAEELNMVIELAVRYEILEAAPELEGAFAAPGEEN, from the coding sequence ATGAAAAACCTCTCCCGCAACCGTTCCCTGCTGGCTCAGGTCGGCGCACTGGCATCCGTTGGTGTGCTTGCTCTGGGCCTGGTTTCCTGTTCTTCCGCTGAGGGGAACGAAGGTGGTGGGAACGCTGAAAACAAGAGCGAGCTGAAGATTGGTTCTTCCCCCTCCCTGGCATCTCTCTCGCTACAGGGTGCGATCGCCAACGGTCACTTCGGAGAAGATGGGCTCACTGTGGAGGTGGTACCCAACAAGTCCGCCAATGATGCGGTGCCACAGCTCCTCAATGGCGGTATAGATATCGCCCAGATGGACATGATCACCTTCCTCAAGGCCCGTAACGAGGGGCTGCCCATCCAGATTGTGGCAGGTGCAGGTGAGCAGTCCACGGATGGTGTGGAAGGAGAGATCTCCGGCGCAGGTGTGGTTGCCAACCCCGACAGTGATATCGAGGGTGCCTTGGATCTGGTCGGACGCACGGTCGGTGTGCCGGCCATCAAGACCCAGACCTGGATGAATATCCGGGCAATCGTGGATGAAGCAGGCGGCGACTCCTCCCAGATTGATTTCGTGGAGGTTCCCTCCGCCCAGACCATTGACCTGGTCAATCGTGGTCAGGTGGATGCTTCCACCCCCTCCGAGCCGCTGCAGTCATCCTCCATCGCCCAGAATAAGGTCAAGCTGGTTCACTCCACCGATGTTCCCGGCCTCAAGGGAGCACCCTCCTCGGTGTTCGTGGCCAGCGAGGATTTCGTGACGAAGAACCCGGAGACCGTGGAGAATTTCGCAGACTCGGTGTACACCGCCGCCGCTGAGATCCGGGATAACCCGGATCTGGCCAAGGAGATCGGTGAGAAGCAGCTGAACCTGAAGCCGGAACAGCTGGAAACCATGTTTGTGCCTGCCCTGGCCACCGATCACCCCACGGCGGAAGAACTCAACATGGTGATTGAGCTGGCCGTCCGATACGAGATCCTGGAAGCTGCCCCTGAGCTGGAGGGCGCATTCGCTGCTCCGGGTGAGGAGAACTGA
- a CDS encoding IclR family transcriptional regulator, whose translation MTMVSSDVKRGRSGQRGAEGDSGGTASVLKALKLLEVFRSGDSTLGVTEIARRVEVPTSTAYRLLAYLVEGGFVVKDGSKYRLGNRLFALGNQVPLCQPKGLREQVSPHLGELYAATGLTVKLGILEGLEVIILDKVAGLRTAPAPTAVGGRLPANCTSMGKALLAFGENSLLLDSSQLPRLTRYSINSRELLERQFDEIRASRLSYGSEEAMIGQVCVASPIIQEGRAVAAISLSARPNDPNLSRSIGALASAARQLERSLVL comes from the coding sequence ATGACCATGGTTTCGTCCGATGTGAAGCGGGGTCGATCAGGGCAGCGGGGTGCTGAGGGCGATTCGGGGGGTACTGCCTCGGTGCTCAAGGCACTGAAGCTGCTTGAGGTGTTCCGGAGCGGAGATTCCACACTTGGGGTGACAGAGATTGCTCGTCGCGTTGAGGTGCCCACTTCCACGGCCTACCGCCTGCTGGCGTACCTGGTGGAGGGTGGCTTCGTGGTTAAGGACGGGTCGAAGTATCGGCTCGGAAATCGTCTCTTCGCCCTCGGTAATCAGGTGCCGCTTTGCCAGCCGAAAGGGTTGAGGGAGCAGGTTTCTCCCCATCTTGGTGAGCTTTATGCCGCTACCGGCCTGACGGTGAAGCTGGGAATTCTGGAAGGGCTCGAGGTGATCATCCTGGACAAGGTGGCTGGTCTTCGGACCGCCCCGGCGCCCACTGCGGTTGGTGGGAGATTGCCGGCAAACTGCACCAGCATGGGCAAGGCGCTGTTGGCTTTCGGGGAGAATTCCTTGCTGCTGGACTCTTCGCAGCTTCCACGGTTGACGCGATATTCCATTAATAGCCGCGAACTGCTGGAGCGTCAGTTTGATGAGATCAGGGCCTCCCGCCTGAGCTATGGCTCGGAGGAGGCGATGATCGGCCAGGTATGCGTGGCTTCACCGATCATTCAGGAGGGGCGAGCTGTCGCTGCGATCAGCCTCAGTGCCCGTCCCAATGATCCGAACCTCTCCCGCTCCATCGGGGCGCTCGCCAGTGCAGCGCGGCAGCTTGAGCGCTCCCTGGTTCTCTAG
- a CDS encoding TetR/AcrR family transcriptional regulator produces the protein MSRSNRNARGEASRRKILEITSELVGRYGYDSTTISRIVKETGLPASSIYWMFKNKDELITTALEGTYTAAPAAETGGSPRWHGFQSDQPLVDQLLSELIPALRTTPSEAPLRVGIMLALEGAASDSQVQIPFRRRREAAQARIEKWWQQALREQAPSAHPDKAARLALLTMAFLDGHYVSDLETDDRVVEKRALLLSNILWGSFWHDTSTCLHCNNPGIPPEPGKVPLETEPGERDSTSEALLKSTRYLMAQRGYEGATVARICAHSGVKRSSLYWRYKDKDALVKAAVADPYLKLLRSHEWLRGESSAWIEILATELDSFTYRIRENPDLVKAGLLLALQHWDSPESAGAAVTQGVHQIEKEIALFLDQQQGVEAGRGEYLAWMFMRLQEGMMLDFVLWNQGLSLNNSTCLHSTLSFVLPQWEEQLRGIASAC, from the coding sequence ATGAGCCGCAGCAATCGAAATGCCCGGGGGGAAGCCAGCCGGAGGAAGATCCTCGAAATCACCTCCGAACTAGTGGGCCGCTACGGCTACGACAGCACGACGATTTCCCGGATTGTCAAGGAAACCGGCCTTCCCGCGAGCTCCATCTACTGGATGTTCAAGAACAAGGATGAGCTGATCACCACCGCCCTGGAAGGGACCTATACTGCTGCTCCCGCCGCAGAAACCGGCGGTAGCCCCCGATGGCATGGTTTCCAATCAGATCAACCCCTGGTAGATCAGCTACTCAGCGAACTTATTCCGGCCCTACGCACCACCCCCTCCGAAGCACCGCTCCGTGTGGGCATCATGTTGGCGCTGGAGGGAGCCGCCTCAGATTCACAGGTACAGATTCCTTTCCGCCGCCGGCGTGAAGCAGCCCAGGCCCGCATTGAAAAGTGGTGGCAACAGGCGCTCCGCGAACAGGCTCCCAGCGCCCACCCTGATAAAGCTGCACGGTTAGCCCTTCTGACCATGGCGTTCCTTGACGGGCATTATGTTTCCGACCTTGAAACTGATGACCGGGTGGTGGAAAAGCGGGCCCTGTTGCTCAGCAATATCCTCTGGGGCTCTTTCTGGCACGACACCTCAACCTGCCTGCACTGCAACAACCCTGGCATCCCCCCTGAGCCGGGGAAAGTCCCGTTGGAAACAGAGCCGGGGGAAAGGGACTCAACCTCCGAGGCCCTGCTGAAATCCACCAGATACCTGATGGCGCAACGAGGTTATGAAGGTGCAACCGTTGCCCGGATCTGCGCCCATTCCGGAGTCAAGCGAAGCTCCCTCTACTGGCGATACAAGGACAAGGATGCGCTGGTCAAGGCCGCCGTGGCTGATCCCTATCTGAAACTGCTACGTTCCCACGAGTGGCTGCGCGGTGAGAGCTCGGCATGGATCGAAATCCTGGCCACCGAGCTAGATTCCTTCACCTATCGCATCCGAGAGAATCCGGACCTCGTCAAGGCGGGTCTCCTGCTGGCGCTGCAACACTGGGATTCCCCGGAGAGCGCTGGCGCCGCGGTGACCCAAGGAGTCCATCAGATCGAGAAAGAGATCGCGCTTTTCCTTGATCAACAACAGGGTGTTGAAGCAGGCAGGGGAGAGTATCTGGCGTGGATGTTCATGCGACTGCAGGAGGGGATGATGTTGGACTTCGTACTCTGGAACCAGGGCCTTTCCCTCAACAACAGCACCTGCCTGCATTCAACCCTCTCCTTTGTACTTCCCCAGTGGGAGGAACAACTGCGTGGGATAGCTTCTGCATGCTGA
- a CDS encoding HpcH/HpaI aldolase family protein, whose amino-acid sequence MTSLSRSLPPNRFKQRLLAGEQLHGLWTVLGDGYAAELLGGCGYDWLLIDAEHAPNDLRSVLQQLQGIAASREYLGEHANEVSQPVLRIPHGDPVLIKQYLEIGVRNLLVPMVESAEQAAGLVKAIHYPQDGARGVGATLGRASQWGRYQDYLAKASQNITLIVQIESRKSLENLAEIAATPGVDGVFFGPSDLAADFGLAGQPGHPEVTAAIDEALATALSLGVRCGIMMINPEAVREWYTKGISFAGVGVDTILLTRAADELLASFRD is encoded by the coding sequence ATGACCAGCCTTTCGCGCTCCCTGCCCCCTAACCGCTTCAAGCAGCGGTTACTCGCAGGGGAGCAGCTCCATGGGTTGTGGACGGTGCTGGGAGATGGTTATGCCGCAGAATTACTCGGTGGCTGTGGTTATGACTGGCTGCTCATTGACGCGGAACACGCGCCCAATGACCTGCGTTCGGTGTTACAGCAGTTGCAGGGGATAGCCGCCTCGCGGGAATATCTGGGGGAGCACGCCAATGAGGTGTCTCAGCCGGTGCTCCGCATCCCTCATGGTGATCCGGTGTTGATCAAGCAGTACCTGGAAATCGGGGTGCGTAACCTTCTGGTTCCCATGGTGGAAAGTGCTGAGCAGGCCGCTGGGTTGGTGAAGGCGATTCATTACCCCCAGGATGGTGCCCGGGGGGTCGGGGCCACCCTGGGGAGGGCTTCTCAATGGGGCCGCTACCAGGATTACCTGGCGAAGGCCTCGCAGAACATCACCCTGATCGTGCAGATAGAGTCCCGCAAGAGTCTGGAAAATCTGGCGGAGATTGCCGCCACCCCAGGTGTGGACGGGGTGTTCTTCGGGCCTTCTGACCTGGCCGCAGATTTCGGTCTCGCAGGTCAACCAGGGCACCCCGAGGTTACTGCGGCGATTGATGAGGCACTTGCCACCGCCCTGTCCCTGGGTGTTCGCTGCGGCATCATGATGATAAATCCGGAGGCTGTCCGTGAGTGGTACACCAAGGGCATCAGCTTCGCCGGGGTTGGAGTGGACACCATCCTGCTCACCCGGGCTGCTGATGAACTGCTCGCAAGTTTCCGGGATTGA
- the hpaH gene encoding 2-oxo-hept-4-ene-1,7-dioate hydratase, translated as MTTVLSSTSTADQIPALSSQIHADLAWELHRAEQQRTQLRHFSSRFPEMGFEDSYRISQAWAEIKKEEGQQIIGHKIGLTSRAMQMSSQIDEPDFGTLFDEMLYESGQSIDSTRFILPRVEVELAFILDKPLEGPRVSVADVYRATEYVTPALEIIDARIEQHDRETGAPRRVFDTISDNAANAGIVLGAAPVKVDSIDLRWVGSLLHKNGVIEESGLAAGVLGNPAIGIAWLARRLHSIGERLEAGETVLAGSFTRPVSISPGDVVHAEYGTLGSLSFALT; from the coding sequence ATGACCACCGTTCTGAGCAGTACCTCCACCGCAGATCAGATTCCTGCGCTCAGCAGCCAGATCCATGCTGACCTGGCCTGGGAACTTCATCGGGCGGAACAGCAGCGAACCCAGCTGCGTCACTTCTCCAGTCGTTTTCCGGAGATGGGCTTTGAGGATTCCTACCGGATCTCGCAGGCCTGGGCTGAGATCAAGAAAGAAGAGGGCCAGCAGATCATCGGCCACAAGATCGGCTTGACCTCACGTGCCATGCAGATGAGCAGCCAGATCGATGAACCAGACTTCGGAACCCTCTTCGATGAGATGCTCTATGAGTCCGGCCAGAGTATCGACAGCACCCGTTTCATTCTGCCCAGGGTGGAGGTGGAGCTGGCCTTCATCCTGGATAAACCCCTGGAAGGTCCCAGAGTCTCGGTGGCTGATGTCTACCGGGCCACCGAATATGTCACCCCGGCACTGGAAATCATCGATGCCCGCATTGAGCAGCATGACCGTGAGACCGGTGCTCCCCGTCGGGTTTTTGACACCATCTCCGATAATGCGGCGAATGCCGGCATCGTGCTGGGGGCGGCACCGGTGAAGGTGGATTCAATTGACCTTCGTTGGGTGGGTTCCCTGCTTCACAAAAATGGCGTGATTGAGGAAAGTGGGTTGGCCGCCGGGGTGTTGGGGAATCCTGCGATCGGGATCGCCTGGCTGGCGCGTCGACTTCACAGCATCGGTGAGCGGCTCGAAGCGGGGGAGACCGTGCTGGCGGGATCCTTCACCCGTCCGGTGTCGATATCTCCCGGTGATGTGGTGCATGCCGAATATGGCACGCTCGGCTCGCTCAGCTTCGCTCTCACTTAA